The following are encoded in a window of Stigmatella erecta genomic DNA:
- a CDS encoding CarD family transcriptional regulator translates to MPEGLQLSVGDRVVYPNQGVCLISAIEVKEVAGQKLTFVTMRREEDGAVVMVPQAKVQAIGVRKVAGPEEVEQIYAFLRSDSDKADLDWKQRARTNLDRMTQGGILGLAEVVKGLQVLSELRPLPTKERELYDNARHLLVSEVAAALSIPEVNAEDSIDIVLFPPGKERPKRTVAEFKTRGEDDEDLGLDGDLLGLDGELDLPAEEEEAPPEEEASEEAAGDEDEEGAPKKAAPAAEEGAEGEPPKRKRGRPPKPKPEGEAAEAAAAPKKRGRPPKPKPEGEAAAPAAPKKRGRPPKKKPEGETE, encoded by the coding sequence ATGCCAGAAGGACTCCAGCTCTCCGTCGGTGACCGAGTGGTGTACCCCAACCAGGGGGTGTGCCTCATCTCGGCCATCGAAGTGAAAGAGGTGGCCGGTCAGAAGCTCACGTTCGTCACCATGCGCCGGGAAGAGGACGGCGCGGTGGTGATGGTGCCGCAGGCCAAGGTACAGGCTATTGGCGTGCGCAAAGTGGCTGGCCCCGAAGAGGTCGAGCAAATCTACGCCTTCCTCCGGTCGGACAGTGACAAGGCCGACCTGGACTGGAAGCAGCGTGCCCGCACCAACCTGGACCGGATGACCCAGGGCGGAATCCTCGGCCTGGCCGAGGTGGTGAAGGGGCTCCAGGTGCTCAGCGAGCTGCGGCCGCTGCCCACCAAGGAGCGCGAGCTCTACGACAACGCCCGGCACCTGCTCGTCAGCGAGGTGGCCGCCGCGCTGAGCATTCCCGAGGTCAACGCCGAGGACTCCATCGACATCGTCCTGTTCCCGCCGGGCAAGGAGCGCCCCAAGCGCACCGTGGCGGAGTTCAAGACGCGCGGCGAGGACGACGAGGACCTGGGGCTCGACGGCGACCTGCTGGGGCTCGACGGCGAGCTGGACCTGCCCGCCGAGGAGGAAGAGGCCCCGCCCGAGGAGGAGGCCTCCGAGGAAGCCGCCGGCGACGAGGACGAGGAAGGCGCCCCCAAGAAGGCCGCGCCCGCCGCCGAGGAGGGCGCGGAGGGCGAGCCGCCCAAGCGCAAGCGGGGCCGTCCGCCCAAGCCCAAGCCGGAGGGCGAGGCCGCCGAGGCCGCCGCGGCGCCCAAGAAGCGGGGCCGTCCGCCCAAGCCCAAGCCGGAGGGCGAGGCCGCCGCGCCCGCAGCGCCCAAGAAGCGGGGCCGTCCGCCCAAGAAGAAGCCCGAGGGTGAAACCGAGTAG
- a CDS encoding penicillin-binding protein, giving the protein MRDLKASRSVEPHARWLKLRVTLLGGLFLSLLAVAFGRAVFLQVYERDKLHGMAQDQYVRQIEIPARRGDIFDRRGAPLAQSVEVDSIWIDPSLLEDARKASRALAKALKLDAEELHARLARGKRFAWVKRQAKPQEVEAVKALGLPGLGFMKEPRRFYPQRELAAQVVGMVGTDGRGLEGLELGFDDELSGQNSRLSGLRDAKGRKLLMQGGTLDPLERQGAAVTLTLDRHLQYVAEKALSRAAEDSKAVGGMAVVLDPKTGEILALANYPRFNPNTPGELERSTLRNRAALDTFEPGSTMKSFVVAAALETRAIKTDELFYCENGSWRIGRHTINDTHPNGWLTAEGILQNSSNICTAKVAQALGREKLVRYYQDFGFAARTGLALPGEGKGVIPFPKAEVALATQSFGQGMTVTAVQLAAAYGALANDGVLMRPYLVSKVVDPDGVVLLENRPLEVRRVVSSQTARRVVNMLESVVTKEGSAVRAAMEEYRVAGKTGTAEKADPVARGYSDKRIASFAGVVPAENPRAVILVVVDEPKTDVYGGRVAAPAFKEIATAAMAHLAVPPSRTAAPVVAEAPVAPPVAVKSPLSPKPLPEKPAVAEQEVQGDGTVRVPDVQGQAGREAVVKLLAAALEPQLLGSGRVVSQTPAAGSLVEKGARVTLDLAMRP; this is encoded by the coding sequence GTGAGAGACCTGAAGGCCTCGCGGTCCGTGGAGCCCCATGCGCGCTGGCTCAAGCTGCGCGTGACGTTGCTGGGAGGGCTCTTTCTGAGCCTGCTCGCGGTGGCCTTCGGCCGTGCCGTCTTCCTGCAGGTCTACGAGCGCGACAAGCTGCACGGCATGGCGCAGGACCAGTACGTGCGCCAGATTGAGATTCCCGCCCGGCGCGGGGACATCTTCGACCGGCGCGGGGCGCCGCTGGCCCAGAGCGTGGAGGTGGACTCCATCTGGATCGACCCGTCCCTGCTGGAGGACGCGCGCAAGGCGTCGCGCGCGCTGGCCAAGGCGCTGAAGCTGGACGCGGAGGAACTGCACGCGCGGCTGGCTCGCGGCAAGCGCTTCGCGTGGGTGAAGCGCCAGGCGAAGCCCCAGGAGGTGGAGGCGGTGAAGGCCCTGGGGCTGCCCGGCTTGGGGTTCATGAAGGAGCCCCGGCGCTTCTACCCCCAGCGCGAGCTGGCCGCGCAGGTGGTGGGCATGGTGGGCACGGACGGGCGGGGCCTGGAGGGGCTGGAGCTGGGCTTCGATGACGAGCTGTCCGGCCAGAATTCGCGCCTGTCGGGCCTGCGGGACGCCAAGGGGCGCAAGCTGCTCATGCAGGGCGGCACGCTGGACCCCCTGGAGCGCCAGGGCGCCGCCGTCACGCTGACGCTGGACCGCCACCTCCAGTACGTGGCGGAGAAGGCCCTGTCCCGCGCTGCGGAGGACTCCAAGGCCGTGGGCGGCATGGCAGTGGTGCTGGACCCGAAGACGGGGGAGATCCTGGCGCTGGCCAACTACCCGCGCTTCAACCCCAACACCCCGGGCGAGCTGGAACGCTCCACGCTGCGCAACCGGGCCGCGCTGGACACCTTCGAGCCCGGCTCGACGATGAAGTCCTTCGTCGTGGCCGCCGCGCTGGAGACGCGCGCCATCAAGACCGACGAGCTCTTCTACTGCGAGAACGGCTCGTGGCGCATCGGCCGCCACACCATCAACGACACCCACCCGAACGGCTGGCTCACCGCCGAGGGCATCCTCCAGAACTCCTCCAACATCTGCACCGCCAAGGTGGCGCAGGCGCTGGGCCGGGAGAAGCTGGTGCGCTACTACCAGGACTTCGGCTTCGCGGCGCGCACGGGCCTGGCGCTGCCGGGCGAGGGCAAGGGCGTCATCCCCTTTCCCAAGGCCGAGGTGGCGCTGGCCACCCAGTCCTTCGGCCAGGGCATGACGGTCACCGCGGTGCAACTCGCCGCCGCCTACGGGGCGCTGGCCAATGACGGGGTGCTGATGCGCCCCTACCTGGTCTCCAAGGTGGTGGACCCCGACGGGGTGGTGCTCCTGGAGAACCGGCCCCTGGAAGTACGCCGCGTCGTGTCATCCCAGACGGCCCGCCGCGTCGTGAACATGCTCGAAAGCGTGGTCACCAAGGAAGGGTCCGCCGTCCGGGCCGCCATGGAAGAATACCGGGTCGCCGGAAAGACGGGCACCGCCGAGAAGGCCGACCCGGTGGCCCGCGGGTACTCGGACAAGCGCATCGCTTCCTTCGCTGGCGTGGTGCCGGCCGAGAATCCTCGTGCCGTCATACTCGTAGTGGTGGACGAGCCGAAGACGGACGTGTACGGGGGACGCGTGGCTGCCCCCGCCTTCAAGGAAATCGCAACCGCCGCCATGGCGCACCTGGCCGTGCCGCCATCGCGCACGGCCGCGCCGGTGGTGGCGGAAGCACCGGTCGCGCCTCCGGTGGCGGTGAAATCCCCTCTGAGCCCCAAGCCTCTTCCCGAGAAGCCCGCCGTGGCCGAACAGGAAGTGCAGGGGGACGGCACGGTGCGTGTACCGGACGTGCAGGGGCAGGCAGGGCGCGAGGCCGTGGTGAAACTGCTCGCCGCGGCGCTGGAGCCACAACTGTTGGGCAGTGGACGCGTGGTATCGCAAACCCCCGCCGCCGGTTCGCTGGTGGAAAAGGGGGCTCGGGTGACGCTGGATCTGGCGATGCGGCCCTGA
- a CDS encoding STAS domain-containing protein, which translates to MNWASESRQSIPAGAVSGRVETLCLEGELSEQELLQVSEDLLRRLQRGLRQAVVDFSEVGHVDYRGVKALVARVEGYRRAGGDIKLSGLSPYLAAIFRAAGAHGAFEVYPHMNDARAAFALSRAPFV; encoded by the coding sequence ATGAACTGGGCATCGGAGTCGAGGCAGTCCATCCCGGCGGGCGCGGTGAGCGGGCGCGTGGAGACGCTGTGCCTGGAAGGGGAGCTGAGCGAGCAGGAGCTCCTGCAGGTGTCCGAGGACCTGCTGCGCAGGCTCCAGCGCGGGCTGCGCCAGGCGGTGGTCGACTTCAGCGAGGTGGGCCACGTGGACTACCGCGGCGTGAAGGCGCTGGTGGCGCGCGTGGAGGGCTACCGCCGCGCCGGCGGGGACATCAAGCTGTCGGGGCTCTCGCCGTACCTGGCCGCCATCTTCCGCGCCGCGGGTGCCCACGGCGCGTTCGAAGTCTACCCCCACATGAATGATGCCCGGGCCGCGTTCGCGCTCTCGCGGGCGCCCTTCGTCTAA
- the ahcY gene encoding adenosylhomocysteinase: MRVVTDKKFTDYKVADISLADWGRKEIAIAETEMPGLMAIRDEFAKTQPLKGARIAGSLHMTIQTAVLIQTLEAIGAEIRWASCNIFSTQDHAAAAIAANGTPVFAYKGETLEEYWDYTHRIFEWADGGSPNMILDDGGDATLLVHLGAQAEKDPSVLANPGSEEETILFAAIKKRLGTHPGWYAKTAQSIQGVTEETTTGVHRLYQMAKEGRLKFPAINVNDSVTKSKFDNIYGCRESLVDGIKRATDVMIAGKVAVVAGYGEVGKGSAQALRGLQAQVWVTEIDPICALQAAMEGYRVVTMDYAADKADIFVTATGNYRVITLEHMKRMKNNAIVCNIGHFDNEIEVAELKQYKWENIKPQVDHIIFPDNKRIILLAEGRLVNLGCGTGHPSYVMSSSFANQVLAQVEIFANQGKYKPGVYMLPRHLDEKVARLQLQKLGAMLTDLTDDQAKYIGVAKSGPYKSDHYRY, encoded by the coding sequence ATGAGGGTCGTCACGGACAAGAAGTTCACCGACTACAAGGTCGCCGATATCTCGCTGGCGGACTGGGGCCGCAAGGAGATCGCCATCGCCGAGACCGAGATGCCCGGTCTGATGGCCATCCGCGACGAGTTCGCCAAGACGCAGCCCCTCAAGGGCGCGCGCATCGCGGGCTCGCTGCACATGACCATCCAGACCGCGGTGCTCATCCAGACGCTGGAGGCCATCGGCGCGGAGATCCGCTGGGCCTCCTGCAACATCTTCTCCACGCAGGACCACGCCGCGGCGGCCATCGCCGCCAACGGCACGCCGGTGTTCGCCTACAAGGGCGAGACGCTGGAGGAGTACTGGGACTACACCCACCGCATCTTCGAGTGGGCCGATGGCGGCTCGCCCAACATGATCCTCGATGACGGCGGCGACGCGACGCTGCTCGTCCACCTGGGCGCCCAGGCCGAGAAGGATCCGTCGGTCCTGGCCAACCCGGGCAGCGAGGAGGAGACGATCCTCTTTGCCGCCATCAAGAAGCGCCTGGGCACCCACCCGGGCTGGTACGCGAAGACGGCCCAGAGCATCCAGGGCGTCACCGAGGAGACCACCACGGGCGTGCACCGCCTCTACCAGATGGCGAAGGAAGGCCGCCTGAAGTTCCCGGCCATCAACGTCAACGACTCGGTCACCAAGTCCAAGTTCGACAACATCTACGGCTGCCGCGAGTCGCTGGTGGACGGCATCAAGCGCGCCACGGACGTGATGATCGCCGGCAAGGTGGCCGTGGTGGCCGGCTACGGCGAGGTGGGCAAGGGCTCGGCGCAGGCGCTGCGCGGCCTCCAGGCCCAGGTGTGGGTGACGGAGATCGATCCCATCTGCGCGCTCCAGGCGGCGATGGAGGGCTACCGCGTCGTCACCATGGACTACGCGGCGGACAAGGCCGACATCTTCGTCACGGCCACCGGCAACTACCGCGTCATCACCCTTGAGCACATGAAGCGGATGAAGAACAACGCCATCGTGTGCAACATCGGCCACTTCGACAACGAGATCGAAGTCGCCGAGCTCAAGCAGTACAAGTGGGAGAACATCAAGCCGCAGGTCGACCACATCATCTTCCCGGACAACAAGCGCATCATCCTGCTGGCCGAGGGCCGGCTGGTGAACCTGGGCTGCGGCACCGGCCACCCCAGCTACGTGATGAGCTCGTCCTTCGCCAACCAGGTGCTGGCGCAGGTGGAGATCTTCGCCAACCAGGGCAAGTACAAGCCGGGCGTGTACATGCTGCCGCGGCACCTGGACGAGAAGGTGGCCCGCCTGCAGCTCCAGAAGCTGGGCGCGATGCTGACCGATCTCACCGATGACCAGGCCAAGTACATCGGCGTGGCCAAGAGCGGTCCGTACAAGAGCGACCACTACCGGTACTAG
- the mraZ gene encoding division/cell wall cluster transcriptional repressor MraZ yields the protein MFRGVYEHQVDAKGRTSLPARLRETLVGAYDERLILTTALDPCLHAYPVREWEALETALGRRSPMEPGVKTLMRLYVASAQECPLDKLGRILIPPSLRAHAKLEKDLVWVGMVKVIELWSRDGWVKAQEEARAAADSADVARVLAELRQ from the coding sequence GTGTTCCGTGGCGTCTATGAGCACCAAGTTGACGCAAAGGGGCGGACGAGCCTCCCGGCGAGGCTCCGCGAAACGCTGGTGGGCGCCTACGACGAGCGGCTCATCCTCACCACGGCGTTGGACCCGTGCCTGCACGCGTACCCGGTGCGCGAGTGGGAAGCGCTGGAGACGGCGCTGGGCCGGCGCAGCCCCATGGAGCCAGGGGTGAAGACGCTGATGCGGCTGTACGTGGCGAGCGCGCAGGAGTGTCCGCTCGACAAGCTCGGGCGGATCCTCATCCCGCCCTCGCTGCGGGCGCACGCGAAGCTGGAGAAGGACCTGGTGTGGGTGGGGATGGTGAAGGTCATCGAGCTGTGGAGCCGCGACGGGTGGGTGAAGGCCCAGGAAGAGGCGCGGGCCGCGGCGGACTCGGCCGATGTGGCGCGGGTGCTCGCGGAGCTGAGGCAGTAG
- the rsmH gene encoding 16S rRNA (cytosine(1402)-N(4))-methyltransferase RsmH translates to MAFSHQTVLLTEAVDLLQPGAGKVILDGTLGGGGHTEALLVRGATVIGVDRDPVALAAATARLAGHAHFQARAGNFGQLLQVASDVLPVDGVLVDLGVSSPQLDVAERGFSFNNDGPLDMRMGAEGRTAAELIAEEDERELARIIYELGEESFSRPIARELKRALPTRTLEAAEAVKRAVPRKAWPQRIHVATKTFQALRMAVNGELEALDALLAALPRLLKVGGRAAVIAFHSLEDRKVKEAFRELVGRCKCPPGLPVCVCGGEGDFAPVTKKAISASEHEVELNPRSRSAHLRAVEKIR, encoded by the coding sequence TTGGCCTTCAGCCATCAGACCGTGCTCCTCACGGAGGCGGTGGACTTGCTGCAACCGGGAGCGGGCAAGGTGATCCTCGACGGAACCCTGGGCGGCGGTGGCCACACGGAGGCGCTCCTCGTCCGGGGCGCCACCGTGATTGGCGTCGACCGGGATCCGGTGGCGCTCGCCGCGGCCACGGCCCGGCTGGCGGGCCATGCCCACTTCCAGGCCCGCGCGGGCAACTTCGGGCAGCTGCTCCAGGTGGCCTCGGACGTGCTGCCCGTGGACGGCGTGCTGGTGGACTTAGGCGTGTCCTCGCCCCAGCTGGATGTGGCCGAGCGCGGCTTTTCCTTCAACAACGATGGGCCGCTGGACATGCGCATGGGCGCCGAGGGGCGCACCGCCGCGGAGCTGATCGCCGAGGAGGACGAGCGGGAGCTGGCGCGCATCATCTATGAGCTGGGCGAGGAGTCCTTCTCGCGGCCCATCGCCCGGGAGCTCAAGCGGGCGCTGCCCACGCGCACCCTGGAGGCCGCCGAGGCCGTGAAACGCGCGGTGCCGCGCAAGGCCTGGCCCCAGCGCATCCACGTGGCGACCAAGACGTTCCAGGCGCTGCGCATGGCCGTCAACGGGGAGCTGGAGGCGCTGGATGCGCTGCTCGCCGCGCTGCCCCGGCTGCTCAAGGTGGGCGGGCGCGCGGCGGTCATCGCGTTCCACTCCCTGGAAGACCGCAAGGTGAAGGAGGCATTCCGCGAGCTCGTGGGCAGGTGCAAGTGCCCCCCGGGCCTGCCGGTGTGCGTGTGCGGTGGCGAGGGTGACTTCGCCCCGGTGACGAAGAAGGCCATCTCCGCCTCGGAGCACGAGGTGGAGCTCAACCCCCGCTCTCGCAGCGCGCACCTGCGCGCGGTGGAGAAGATTCGATGA
- the ftsL gene encoding cell division protein FtsL yields MSPVSSRNGASVGRVLLHLFPAVLLFALLAAVGILHVTSRVMVVDMGYRMSRAEAEGRSLTRENDRLKLELATLRAPSRLERAAREQLGMSMPSGSAVVALSPELPGPKRAAARAEARTAPGVRVAGRGDAR; encoded by the coding sequence ATGAGTCCGGTGAGTTCCCGCAACGGCGCCTCGGTGGGCCGGGTGCTGCTGCACCTGTTTCCCGCGGTGCTCCTCTTCGCCCTCCTGGCCGCCGTGGGCATCCTCCACGTGACGAGCCGGGTGATGGTGGTGGACATGGGCTACCGGATGTCGCGCGCGGAGGCCGAGGGGCGCTCGCTGACGCGGGAGAATGACCGGCTGAAGCTGGAGCTGGCCACGCTCCGGGCGCCCTCGCGGCTCGAGCGCGCGGCGCGCGAGCAGCTGGGCATGTCCATGCCCTCGGGCTCGGCGGTGGTGGCGCTGTCGCCGGAGCTGCCGGGGCCCAAGCGCGCCGCGGCGCGCGCCGAGGCCCGCACGGCGCCGGGCGTGCGCGTGGCTGGCCGGGGGGATGCGCGGTGA
- a CDS encoding ArnT family glycosyltransferase has product MLGRAPTREERWLACGLGLLAFVALLLAEPAVGFVRDEGIYFAAAESYAHWFRLLFHAPTTALTDAAIVRAYDINHEHPVLMKQLFGLSQLLFHETLGWLRPATALRLPALALSASVPPLLFLLGSALYGRAAGLFAALGFLLVPRHAFNAELACFDLPVVAMWLLVVYAFWRALEDVRWGFWSGLIFGLALATKHNALFLPFVLAPFALWRAWTESAQAPAAREGLGRFVGVFSATALLYGLLFVALGPEGFVRKFFLLSPHVLLFVAMGGGAAWVLLGLYRTHAPTARALLPIAAFAVAGPVLFYLHWPYLWHHPVERVAWYLAFHAHHEHYPWFYLGQLLREPPFPLAYVLVKTALTVPTSLFVPMVTGWLAVVGRALLSLPSRTRAWVQPPSLSEALVAVNAVASLLIISHPQVPHFGGVKHWIPSMAFLGLLAGAAVVRGCNALLGHLRARRPTLPAWAIQAPVFALLMLPALVGLVRVFPYGTGFYSELAGGVPGAASLGMQRQFWSSHVTGVLPWLNANAKPGARVYFHEVTGYSVRDYQRNGMLRPDLQAVWSPFEADLVAYQYHQEFRYQEFEIWQAFGTRTPVTGLYVDETPHIIVYQRPGT; this is encoded by the coding sequence ATGCTCGGACGGGCGCCCACGCGCGAGGAGCGGTGGCTGGCCTGCGGCCTGGGGCTGCTGGCGTTCGTGGCCCTGCTGCTGGCCGAGCCCGCGGTGGGCTTCGTGCGGGACGAGGGCATCTACTTCGCCGCCGCGGAGAGCTACGCGCACTGGTTCCGCCTGCTCTTCCACGCGCCCACCACGGCCCTCACGGACGCGGCGATCGTCCGGGCGTACGACATCAACCACGAGCACCCGGTGCTGATGAAGCAGCTCTTCGGGCTCTCGCAGCTGCTCTTCCACGAGACGCTGGGGTGGCTGCGGCCCGCCACCGCCCTCCGCCTGCCCGCCCTGGCCCTGTCGGCCTCGGTTCCCCCGCTGCTGTTCCTGCTGGGCAGCGCGCTCTACGGGCGCGCCGCGGGGCTCTTCGCCGCCCTCGGCTTCCTGCTCGTTCCGCGCCATGCCTTCAACGCGGAGCTGGCGTGCTTCGATCTGCCCGTGGTGGCCATGTGGCTGCTCGTGGTCTACGCCTTCTGGCGCGCCCTGGAGGATGTGCGCTGGGGCTTCTGGAGCGGCCTTATCTTCGGGCTGGCGCTCGCCACCAAGCACAACGCGCTCTTCCTGCCCTTCGTCCTGGCCCCCTTCGCGCTCTGGCGCGCGTGGACGGAGAGCGCGCAGGCCCCCGCGGCCCGCGAGGGGCTCGGGCGCTTCGTGGGCGTGTTCTCCGCCACCGCGCTGCTCTATGGCCTGCTCTTCGTGGCGCTGGGGCCCGAGGGCTTCGTGCGGAAGTTCTTCCTGCTGAGCCCCCACGTGCTGCTCTTCGTGGCGATGGGCGGGGGCGCAGCCTGGGTGCTCCTCGGGCTGTACCGCACCCACGCGCCCACGGCCCGGGCGCTGCTGCCCATCGCCGCCTTCGCGGTGGCGGGCCCCGTGCTCTTCTACCTGCACTGGCCCTACCTCTGGCACCACCCGGTGGAGCGCGTGGCCTGGTACCTGGCCTTCCACGCCCACCACGAGCACTACCCGTGGTTCTACCTGGGCCAGCTGCTCCGCGAGCCGCCCTTCCCGCTCGCGTACGTGCTGGTGAAGACGGCGCTCACGGTGCCCACGAGCCTCTTCGTCCCCATGGTGACGGGCTGGCTCGCGGTGGTGGGACGGGCCCTGCTGAGCCTGCCCTCCCGCACCCGCGCCTGGGTCCAGCCCCCGTCCCTGTCCGAGGCGCTGGTGGCCGTCAACGCGGTGGCCTCCCTCCTCATCATCAGCCACCCCCAGGTGCCCCACTTCGGCGGGGTCAAGCACTGGATTCCCTCCATGGCGTTCCTGGGGCTGCTGGCGGGGGCCGCGGTGGTGCGCGGCTGCAATGCCCTGCTCGGGCACCTCCGGGCCCGCCGCCCCACCCTGCCCGCCTGGGCCATCCAGGCGCCCGTGTTCGCCCTGCTGATGCTGCCGGCGCTCGTGGGGCTCGTGCGGGTGTTCCCCTACGGCACGGGCTTCTACTCGGAGCTCGCGGGGGGCGTGCCCGGGGCGGCCTCGCTGGGCATGCAGCGCCAGTTCTGGTCCAGCCACGTGACGGGCGTGCTGCCGTGGCTCAACGCGAACGCGAAGCCCGGGGCGCGGGTCTACTTCCACGAGGTGACGGGCTACTCGGTGCGCGACTACCAGCGCAACGGCATGCTGCGGCCCGACCTCCAGGCGGTGTGGAGCCCCTTCGAGGCGGACCTTGTCGCCTACCAGTACCACCAGGAGTTCCGCTACCAGGAGTTCGAGATCTGGCAGGCCTTCGGCACGCGGACGCCCGTCACCGGGCTCTACGTGGACGAGACGCCGCACATCATCGTCTACCAGCGGCCGGGCACCTGA
- a CDS encoding PilZ domain-containing protein, giving the protein MQNSPENESSVRLKVSYKTPEALIDEYTRSVSQGSVTLETRRSLTRGTRFVFEMQAEGVERPVEVVGEVVHVTPRPGGRYHLTVRYGMSTDRAGLDAVLQRIFAQEQEKLRRYPRIPLNVRAIESTPFSPAFYVRDISRGGVGMEVDAASLPPMVRVGAPFLLEMELAPGPLLLPGEVVWTSTAFRAHSPVTPIFGIHFKPLPQETADRLEALLTLESLPPGPWWARVSFGQEALSRLA; this is encoded by the coding sequence ATGCAGAACTCTCCGGAGAACGAGTCCAGCGTCCGCCTCAAGGTGTCCTACAAGACGCCCGAGGCCCTCATTGACGAGTACACCCGGAGCGTCAGCCAGGGCAGTGTCACCCTGGAGACGCGGCGCAGCCTGACGCGCGGCACGCGCTTCGTCTTCGAGATGCAGGCCGAAGGGGTGGAGCGCCCGGTGGAGGTGGTGGGCGAGGTGGTCCACGTGACGCCCCGGCCGGGCGGCCGCTACCACCTGACCGTGCGCTACGGCATGAGCACGGACCGGGCCGGGCTCGACGCGGTGCTCCAGCGCATCTTCGCCCAGGAGCAGGAGAAGCTGCGGCGCTACCCGCGCATCCCGCTGAACGTGCGCGCCATCGAGTCCACGCCCTTCTCCCCGGCCTTCTACGTGCGGGACATCTCCCGGGGCGGCGTCGGCATGGAGGTGGATGCCGCCTCGCTGCCGCCCATGGTGCGCGTGGGCGCGCCCTTCCTCCTGGAGATGGAGCTGGCGCCCGGCCCGCTGCTGCTGCCCGGCGAGGTGGTGTGGACCTCGACGGCCTTCCGGGCCCACTCGCCCGTCACCCCCATCTTCGGCATCCACTTCAAGCCGCTGCCGCAGGAGACCGCGGACCGGCTGGAGGCGCTCTTGACGCTGGAGTCGCTGCCGCCGGGCCCCTGGTGGGCCCGCGTCTCCTTTGGACAGGAGGCCCTGTCCCGGCTCGCTTGA
- a CDS encoding App1 family protein — protein sequence MRSYRALPVRSSHLLLAVLLLAAVPASAGPAVLLYPALGRAHGVVLQGRVLKEAPSAGSSVLSRNLRRLTAPAWECARVEISFQGATATVTSGDEGHFEVNLPPPEGTSFATGFALAQAKAGGAEATVGVEIIPDDSPFLVISDFDDTLAVSHVTQPAKLMESALLRDADSQEVVPGMADFYGCLRAPAAPAFALVSGSPVQYVPRVAAFLGRHRFPPFALYLRNLGPGTLSNYKQPTLRRLLREFPQPVVLVGDSGEKDPEIYAQIREEFPGRVKAIYIRDAGRTGKASRFQDMVLFREARDAAGHAVKSGLADAACVLQAFPPEAPTAGNTVP from the coding sequence TTGCGTTCTTACCGGGCCCTTCCTGTGCGCTCCAGCCACCTGCTCCTCGCCGTGCTGCTCCTTGCCGCCGTGCCCGCGTCCGCGGGGCCCGCGGTGCTGCTCTATCCGGCCTTGGGCCGGGCCCACGGGGTGGTGCTCCAGGGGCGCGTCTTGAAGGAGGCGCCCTCCGCGGGGAGCTCCGTGCTGTCGCGCAACCTGCGCCGCCTCACCGCCCCGGCCTGGGAATGCGCCCGGGTGGAGATCTCCTTCCAGGGCGCCACGGCCACGGTGACCAGCGGGGACGAGGGGCACTTCGAGGTGAACCTTCCGCCGCCAGAGGGGACGTCCTTTGCCACCGGGTTTGCCCTGGCGCAGGCGAAGGCCGGCGGGGCGGAGGCCACCGTGGGGGTGGAGATCATCCCGGACGACAGCCCCTTTCTCGTCATCTCGGACTTCGATGACACGCTGGCGGTCAGCCATGTCACCCAGCCGGCGAAGCTGATGGAGTCGGCCCTGCTGCGCGACGCGGACTCGCAAGAGGTGGTCCCCGGCATGGCGGACTTCTATGGGTGCCTCCGGGCGCCGGCGGCCCCGGCGTTCGCGCTGGTGAGCGGCTCGCCCGTGCAGTACGTGCCGCGGGTGGCCGCCTTTCTCGGGCGCCACCGGTTTCCCCCCTTCGCGCTGTACTTGAGGAACCTCGGCCCGGGCACGCTCTCCAACTACAAGCAGCCCACCCTCCGCCGGTTGCTGCGCGAGTTTCCCCAGCCGGTGGTGCTGGTGGGGGACTCGGGCGAGAAGGATCCCGAAATCTACGCGCAGATCCGCGAGGAGTTTCCCGGCCGCGTGAAGGCCATCTACATCCGGGACGCGGGCCGCACCGGCAAGGCCAGCCGCTTCCAGGACATGGTCCTCTTTCGCGAGGCGCGGGACGCGGCCGGGCACGCCGTGAAGAGCGGACTGGCCGATGCGGCCTGCGTCCTCCAGGCGTTTCCCCCGGAGGCGCCCACCGCCGGGAACACCGTGCCATGA